In a genomic window of Acropora muricata isolate sample 2 chromosome 2, ASM3666990v1, whole genome shotgun sequence:
- the LOC136908755 gene encoding nucleotide-binding oligomerization domain-containing protein 1-like, with amino-acid sequence MDCTAIKEAISPKTLNKFTFALVIVWIVVGATLCIAFAELEISESRYDIRCVTGSNPNSDFIHGKCYDQYRMRNHKLGIPPYLFVIVNVLLLPVVTVIYSQYAKSTVDELERNPQDAQGLPRNRRRTLFMAYICQLIINIVLEITFIVLLETDLFYPMIFPSDFSCHVSVQNPPFNRTQFNCSNQRAGYKNVWTKVVTTANGIFASFAFLEIISILSRGRHGKEFMENWRFYADHLKSNSDEQRPSEPAGIPLVEPPSQHQAVNISLNSDEITMSPEVQEHAQAQNDFNSAIQTLKKNCLQGTDKLSDLKQPFGQPNHGEGQIHDLTIDQIYVHVVIVEGRAYHNFPKGRWQQLKEYPPHADDCLFKKPVDILDENHKNVLVVGRPGIGKTSLSTKLFRLWASGEAFNGDENFNVVFLVKFRRFNNDNADLSLRDLLVRAETVHSLDDAVWDFIKKEPKKVLLIFDGLDDYSRKADIKAQEDDPTYKDCVEEKMPLFVLYNKLAEGKLLPGASILTTTRPTAVKCVLHVRFHRTVEIRGFTSDAVKEYVENFTRGNPETMEKMWEHIKSNINLFSFCYIPMNCFLICHCLRKIILSESSQALPAKMTDIYKMTVKMFLFNHNREGFSLKELERLKSTHMYEPFEKFPEELQKIFNSLGEIAFKGTEKGGLLFESSEVSGLEDCGLLHKLPDLKPKALDDPPKSQFCFIHLTVQEFFAAKHLVNTETDEGIERFVSMHINDGKWQVVLQFVAGLLKGSSEIFVQLLPTLKSRLLPSKPELTFWPATKEDKGPAVQVCKCLYEITDEQQPELQNKIEEIKFNAVEFSECLLAPIDLVAVLHFLENAEEVLHIDLPSNELGYLGANEVKKFIVNRERQLKWLNLRYNNLTDRAAEDLAAILKHSNCKLESLCLSDNNFTDYAAKDFAAALKHSNCKLESLYLSFNNFTDNAAKDLAAALKHSNCKVKSLDLSFNNLIDNAAMDFAAALKHSNCKLQLLDLSFNSFTDNAAMDFAAALKHSNCKLQSLDLSVNNFTDNAAKDFATAHKHSNCKLKTLYLSHNNFTDNAANDFAAALKHRSCKLESLYLLRHNFTKEGQQYLTDAGKQSNCKVYFG; translated from the coding sequence ATGGACTGCACGGCAATCAAGGAAGCGATCAGTCCCAAAACTCTAAACAAGTTTACATTTGCACTGGTCATAGTTTGGATTGTAGTCGGTGCCACACTGTGTATAGCATTCGCAGAGCTGGAAATCAGTGAATCCAGGTATGATATCCGATGTGTGACAGGGAGCAACCCGAACAGCGATTTCATCCATGGAAAGTGCTATGATCAATACCGGATGCGAAATCATAAACTTGGCATTCCTCCTTACCTCTTTGTCATAGTGAATGTGCTCCTGCTTCCAGTTGTGACAGTCATCTACTCTCAATACGCCAAGTCAACAGTTGATGAACTCGAACGTAACCCTCAAGATGCGCAAGGACTACCCAGGAATCGAAGACGAACCCTCTTTATGGCATATATTTGTCAACTCATTATTAACATTGTTTTGGAAATAACTTTCATCGTCTTGCTAGAAACGGATCTATTTTATCCCATGATCTTTCCGTCTGACTTTTCTTGTCATGTTTCTGTCCAAAATCCCCCATTTAACCGAACGCAATTCAACTGTTCCAATCAACGAGCGGGTTATAAAAATGTCTGGACCAAAGTTGTGAcaacagcgaatggaattttcgCAAGTTTTGCTTTCCTGGAGATTATCTCGATCTTATCACGAGGCAGACATGGAAAAGAATTCATGGAAAATTGGCGGTTTTATGCTGATCATTTAAAATCAAACTCAGACGAACAGCGTCCTTCAGAACCAGCCGGGATTCCTTTAGTGGAACCACCGTCACAGCATCAAGCTGTCAACATCTCGCTTAATAGCGATGAAATAACAATGTCTCCTGAAGTCCAAGAACACGCTCAAGCCCAAAATGATTTCAACAGTGCCATACAGACCCTAAAAAAGAATTGCTTGCAGGGCACTGATAAGCTAAGTGATCTTAAACAACCTTTTGGACAACCAAATCACGGCGAAGGCCAAATACATGATCTCACAATAGACCAGATCTATGTCCACGTAGTAATAGTTGAGGGCAGAGCTTACCATAACTTTCCGAAAGGCAGGTGGCAACAGCTTAAAGAATACCCGCCCCATGCTGATGACTGTCTCTTCAAAAAACCAGTGGATATTCTTGACGAAAATCACAagaatgttctcgttgttggccgtcctgggataggaaagacgTCATTGAGCACAAAGTTGTTTCGCCTTTGGGCATCTGGTGAGGCTTTTAATGGAGATGAAAATTTCAACGTTGTCTTCCTCGTGAAGTTTAGGCGTTTTAATAATGACAACGCAGACTTGAGCCTTCGTGATCTGCTGGTTCGCGCAGAAACAGTCCATAGTTTGGATGATGCTGTTTGGGATTTTATAAAAAAAGAACCTAAGaaggttcttttaatttttgacggaTTGGATGACTATTCGAGGAAAGCGGATATCAAGGCCCAAGAAGATGACCCAACTTACAAAGACTGtgtggaagaaaagatgccCCTTTTCGTTTTGTATAACAAACTGGCGGAGGGAAAACTTCTTCCTGGTGCGAGCATACTCACGACAACACGACCAACTGCTGTGAAATGTGTTCTTCATGTACGTTTTCATAGAACAGTCGAAATTCGTGGATTCACGTCGGATGCCGTTAAAGAATATGTTGAGAATTTTACTAGAGGTAACCCCGAAACAATGGAGAAAATGTGGgaacacatcaagtccaacattaacctgttttctttttgctaCATCCCAATgaactgttttctcatttgccactgcttaCGAAAAATTATCCTTTCCGAGTCTTCCCAAGCACTGCCAGCGAAGATGACGGACATTTACAAAATGACCGTAAAGATGTTCTTGTTCAATCACAACAGGGAAGGTTTCTCTTTAAAAGAACTCGAAAGGCTCAAGTCAACGCACATGTATGAGCCATTTGAAAAGTTCCCTGAAGAACTTCAAAAAATCTTCAACAGTCTTGGAGAAATTGCTTTTAAAGGGACTGAAAAAGGAGGActgctctttgaatcaagcgaagtcagtggATTGGAAGATTGTGGACTGCTTCACAAACTACCAGACCTAAAACCGAAAGCATTGGATGACCCACCaaagtcccaattctgtttTATTCACCTCACggtgcaagaattctttgccgcaaagcATCTGGTGAACACCGAGACAGATGAGGGAATTGAGAGATTTGTTTCCATGCATATCAATGACGGCAAATGGCAAGTGGTACTTCAGTTCGTAGCTGGATTACTGAAGGGCTCAAGCGAAATTTTTGTTCAACTATTGCCGACGTTGAAGAGTAGACTCTTGCCTTCGAAACCAGAACTGACCTTTTGGCCAGCGACAAAAGAAGACAAAGGTCCAGCTGTGCAAGTATGTAAGTGTCTATATGAGATTACTGATGAACAGCAGCCagaattacaaaacaaaatagaggAAATTAAATTCAACGCGGTTGAGTTTAGTGAATGTTTACTCGCACCGATTGATCTTGTTGCTGTCTTACATTTCTTGGAAAATGCTGAAGAAGTTTTGCACATTGATTTGCCGTCCAATGAGTTGGGTTACTTGGGtgcaaacgaagtgaaaaaatttattgttaacagGGAACGCCAACTGAAATGGTTAAACCTCCGTTATAACAACTTAACCGACAGAGCAGCGGAAGATTTGGCTGCAATACTTAAGCACAGTAACTGTAAGCTAGAATCGTTATGCCTCAGtgataacaacttcaccgactatgcagcgaaggatttcgctgcagcacttaagcacagtaactgtaaactagaatcgttatacctcagttttaacaacttcaccgacaacgcagcgaaagatttggctgcagcacttaagcacagtaattgtaaagtaaaatcgttagacctcagtttTAACAACTTGATCGACAACGCAGCGatggatttcgctgcagcacttaagcacagtaactGTAAACTACAATTGTTAGACCTCAGTTTTAACAGCTTCACAGACAACGCAGCGATGGATTTCGCAGCAGCACtgaagcacagtaattgtaaactacaaTCGTTAGACCTAAGTgttaacaacttcaccgacaacgcggCGAAGGATTTCGCTACAGCAcataagcacagtaattgtaaacttaAAACATTATACCTTAGTCacaacaacttcaccgacaatgCAGCGAATGATTTCGCTGCAGCGCTTAAGCACAGAagttgtaaactagaatcgttatacCTCCTACGTCACAACTTCACAAAAGAGGGACAACAGTATTTAACCGATGCAGGGAAGCAAAGTAATTGCAAAGTTTATTTCGGCTAA